DNA sequence from the Penicillium psychrofluorescens genome assembly, chromosome: 3 genome:
TGGCCGTGAATGTTTTGCAGATCATAGGGCTATTTTGTTATTTACGATTCTCTTTGAGACGTTCCAGAAATCTACATCCAAAAATGCCTCATTAGGGTTCTCTCCGATCCTGGTCCCTTGCTAATGCACGATTTCCTCTAGCGAGTAATATGGAGAGGAGAGATCTCGTACATGCAGGACTCGGTGCTTGGCCTATTGATTGGTCTAGGAGTTTTCTGTTAAATCTAAAACACTGCAGATCACCTCGGCCTGCTAATCGAAGGCCACGTGAAGAAAGACTATAGAATTATTCTCCAATTGTTCTTTTCGTTCGCGTTCGTTAATTATGTTATAGACAGAAAGGTTACATTTGGTTTTCCCGGTGACTTTTCCCGGTAAACATCCGCTGCAAAGCATTCCCGCACCCTGTTCTGGTGTGCTCCGGAGGTGGGACTTGTTCCCTTCATGTTTTTCATGTTTTTTCCCTGAGCTGCCCATCATGTGTCCATAAAAGTTGGTGCCCATTGCCTCACGCTTGCATGATTTCAATACTTCATGCTCATCTGAACTTGAAATCACTGGACAATTTTAACACCGTGATGGAACTCAATTTCTTGGATTTCCCGCTAAATGTCTTCATCGCCCGATCCTCTATGCCGGCAGTGACGCCATTGCTTTGAGAGGTTGATCCAATCACGACAGGTGATAAGCAGATCATGACATGATGGCATAGCACAGAGTGCATTGACCACCCAAAGTATAGGACGAAATTATGCGCCAATATGGGATCTATTCGGTCAAGGTTAGCATCAATAATGCACTAGAAGGAGGTTGGTGTTTCTCACGCCAATCATCGATATCCTTGGTCTTCGTGCGTTGGATCGGCCTGCAAAAGGCTACCTGGCCCATGAGCTGATGGTGTGTTGCAGTGTTTAGTCTtcaatttttttttcacccTCCAAAACGTCTCTATGCTGACAGATGACGAGATAATGGTATCTGGCAGTGCTTAGGGGACGACGGGTAGTCTGGGCTACCATTGGACACGTCGAGGAAGGCGTGATAATTTTGCCGGTTATGAGCTTTCGTCTCATGGATTTCCGGTTCGCGTGGCCAGTAACGATGTGACTGCACCAAAAAGACAAGACGGCTAAGAACACCGAATTCCAGCTTTAGTTTGATGCTGTAGACTGCCGATTTGAGGGTAGTCTGGATCACAAAGTAGTTCAGGTATTCAAACGTCAACAAGATAACGTCCATAATGATGATCAAGGCATTGATAGCCAGAAGCTGGTACATAATCTTGCGGTTCTGGTTGTGGCCGTTAAGGCTCGGGGGCGACATGCGAAGAATTTTGACGGTCTTGGAGATATATAAACCAGAGATAATAAATTCTTGGAGACAGAACCCGGTGAGTTCGATACGCTCCATTATCGTGTAGCCATGAACCCAGACGGGGGTCTGGACGAAATTGGAGCCGTAGGTGAGGACGGTGGTTGGAACATGCAAaatgatggcgttgatgatgatcattGTCAGGACACGATGACTGACCTTCATATCCTGCACGACAATGTTGAGGCGTGAAAAGAGGACCAGAGCCTGTCCGGTGACCATGAAATACCATCCGATAGTCGACAATGTGATGGAGAACCAAAGCGGACCGACATCGTAGTACTTCAGAATGAAACTCAAAGACTGCGGGATGACCCCTAACGACACGGCGAGCAGCAAACTCCAGAAGTATAGGCCACGGTAACGGCGGAAAGAGGCGAATATGAGCACCAAGAGTTCTAAGGAATTATAGAGAGCGATCCCCAGAAACACCGTGAAGGTGGCCTTGATAGTGAAGTCATTTCCCGAGTATTCGCCGATAATTCCGTTCACAGACACGTTAGACATTGTCAGCGCGATGGGTGGAGTCTGAAAAGGCGAGCGCGAAATTCGGAAGGCACTCCTTAAGAATGAATAGGCGCTGAATCACTGGTCAACAACGGCGACTAACGAAGTCAGGGCCTGAAATGACCTCCACTCGCAGTGAAGGTGAGCGACAGTCAACTGATGAGCTTCGCGAATGCCGAGACTACCGGTACATTATTATAATAGTAACGGACAGGTGGAACCGCGGGGACGTTCATGTTGGATTCTGGGGACAGAGCGTGAGATGGTACGCCACCCACTGGACAAATACGAAGCTGGCAACGCCGTGATGTCCTTGCCTGATCAAGCATGAGTCGAAACTAAGCGACAAGTGACCGTGCTTTTTATTGGAGAGAAAGTTAGCGGAGAGAACCTTGACACCACGCTAACTGTGGTGATTAAGCGCCACCCAAATGTAAATGCTACGTTTCCTACCGGATAGGTCGGTTAAATGGCAGTCACGCACATGCGTGGAACACATGTCTCATAGAATTACTTGGATCAAAAGAACTAGAACCCCAGCCACCAGAAACCAGATTATAGTGAACCATCTGTGAGTGGAGTAGTTAACGAGTTTGATTAATGAGAAAAAATTGAGTGTCACGACCGGGAAATGGGAGAGATGGGCTACCCTTCCCATGCAGGGGCTTCGACACATTCATAAGCACTAGGGTTACGGTTTCTCCCCGCATCGGTCCAACCCAATGACCGCCTTTCAATCCCAAGCGGGGTTCGGCTCACCGGTACCAAATCAAACCAAGCTGCTTCAACTGTCGGCCTTTCTGTCTCCATTGGGACCGTCGCTCCGCCCTTGGCAAAAGTGTGACGGGGTTGACTCTTCCGCTAAGGCCCTTATGAGGGCTCGGATATTCATCGGGTGGCCGGTCGACCAAACAGTCAAAGTCGCCGAGAACGTTTTCGTTGCATGTCAACCTCCCTACGACGCTAGTGGACTCTGGACCCCGGGCCGATGTAGCATCGTGGATCCATCCCCGCGCTCTCACCCCGCGAAAATCATCTAGCCCTAGAGGCGTTTTCTCCATATTTCTATGATCGCCCGCACATACATCCCAAAATCGCTACGTACAGGATCCCTCTTTCCAGGATCGCTAACACTACAGGTAACCGTGGCTTCACAAACTATCTGGAATGGCCAAGAATAAGTGAtttccatctcctctccaaCTATTCACAAACTCGATCACCCGTAACTCTCGGATCAGCCTTGACCATCAAAAGGAAATCCAATATATTAAATAGTTTATTTATTTATACATTAAATAATATAATTAAGTGTTATACAATATTATTATATAATTTTTAATATAAAAGTATAAATTTATAATTAAATTATTTAAGTTGTGTGTATTAAGGTCAAGATCCAAGTGAGAATGCTGACATGAGTAACGAAAAAGGCTTTGCAGAAATCATGAAGGGTTCGACTGTTCGTCGATTAAAGAGGTACGTGAGCTGGGTTTAATACGCCGTGAGACAGACCCATTCTGTATATTTTCTGAACATTATCAACATCAAGCTGACGTGTTCACCGAGTACAAATTCTTGGTTACTTACAACATGAGAAAATGTATTTATAGTTGCTGCAATCCTCTGCAAATTTCCGAGCACGTTTCAACATACTCTACGCTGCAATCCTCTGCAGATTTCCTAGCACGTTTCAACATACTCTATCCCAGACGGACGATCCTGCAGATCGGGGTTTTAGATGCAGGTTTTCATCATTCTTACTAAAGGTCGTGCAAATCTCTGTCGCCCCCATCTGGGCTCTGGATGATCACACCACAAACGGGATTGCCCATGTAATTGGCAAGGCATAAACGAGTTTTAGATCTGCAATGAAGATCGCCTTATCTCTCCTTGCAATTTTCCGCCCCTGGtttcaacaacaagcttACTATACAGCTGATTGGACACAGCGGAACATTGATCGCCAGTTCGCCGGGCGACACCTAGACAGCTCTGGATGTTCACTGAGCTGTTGCTTGATTGGTTCCCAGGTCCGTAGTTAGCACATGTGATAATTCGGATGACGTTCACAACGGTCTCTGTTCCTGGATATAATATTGGCCCCCGCCTTCCCTCTTTATCATAGAATACATGCGATAGAAAAGACAACAAGATGGTTGGTTTGAGTTTTACAATTCTCATAGGCTTGGTTGGCTCAGCCATCGCCGCGAAATCTGCGCAATGGCGCCCTCAGTCCATTTATTTCTTGCTCACGGATCGATTCGCGAGAACCGACAACTCCACTACTGCCAGTTGTGATGTCAGCGTTGGAGTACGTTCTCTCGATCGCAAGAGGCCCTCAGCAAGACATGCAGCTGACCTTGCTCTAGGAATATTGTGGAGGTTCCTGGCAGGGTATTATCAACCAGGTAAGCTCAGAGCTCCAGCTTCATCTTGACATTCAAAATTAAAGGCCATAATAGCTGGATTATATTCAAGGAATGGGGTTTACTGCAATTTGGATCACTCCTGTTACCTACCAGCTGCAAGGGAACACGGGTGATGGGACGGCATACCACGGCTACTGGCAACAGGATGCGTAAGTGAACGAAAACAACGTCCACCGATCAAATGTCGTTATTGACCGCGTAATAGTTACGCTCTCAACTCTAACTACGGTTCGGCCGCTGATCTCAAATCCTTGGCTTCGGCACTGCACGACCGCGGCATGTATCTCATGGTCGACGTGGTGGCCAATCACATGGTGTGTCTTGCATAGAGCAACATTTACTAAAAGGACGGAAACTAACGGCTACTCGGGAAAACAGGGCTACAATGGTGCTGGAAACACAGTTGATTACAGCATCTTTAACCCATTTAACTCTCAGAGTTACTTCCATCCCTACTGTTTGATCAGTAACGACGACAACCAGACAAATGTGGACGACTGTTGGCTCGGAGACACAACGGTTTCGTTGCCCGATCTCAATACTAACTCGAAAGTTGTTCAAAAAATGTGGTATACTTGGGTTCATTCTCTAGTCTCTAACTATTCCAGTAggttctttcttctccccttgTGCTAAATATAATCCTTGCTAAATACGGCTTCGCAGTTGATGGTCTCCGCGTCGATACTGTTGGGAATGTCCAAAAGGGCTTTTGGCCGGGCTACAACAAAGCTGCTGGAGTCTACTGCGTGGGTGAGGTATTCAACGGGGATGTGGATTTCACTTGTCCTTATCAGGACGTTATTGATGGCGTACTTGATTACCCTATGTGAGTTCGATTTCAGATTTATGTAATATAGAGAAACACTTCTCACTATTACAGGTACTTCCCCCTCCTCCGAGCCTTCGAATCTACTAGCGGAAGCATCAGCGACCTCTACGACATGATCAACTCGGTGAGAACGACATGCTCTGATTCGACATTGCTGGGAACATTCGTAGAAAATCACGACAATCCCCGCTTTGCCTCGTAAGTCTTCCCTCATATTATTCGACTCCTTGCTCCAAAATGTCATTTTCCATCTCACATCCTTTCGAATGCTAACCCACCCCAGTTACACAGAAGACATGTCTCTCGCCAAGAACGCGGCCACCTTCACAATAATGTCAGATGGTATCCCCATTGTTTATGCAGGCCAGGAACAACACTACAACGGAGGCAATGACCCCTATAACCGGGAAGCCACCTGGCTGTCCGGCTACAATACAAGCAGCGTGCTCTACAAGCTTATCGCCCAGACAAATGCTATCCGCTCGCATGCCATCACCAAGGACTCCCGGTACATCACCTCCAAGAATTATCCAATCTATCAAGATGAGAACACCCTCGCCATGCACAAGGGAagcaacagcagccagaCAATTACAATCCTGTCCAATCTTGGCGAGAGTGGAAGCACGTATACGCTCTCGCTCGCTAAAACGGGCTTTACATCGGGCATGGCCCTGACAGAGATCTTTACTTGCGCAAAAATAACAGTCGATGCGAGCGGGAATGTGCCTGTTCCTATGGCTAGTGGAGAGCCGCGAATATTGTATCCAAGCTCAAAGCTTGCGAGTTCGGGCATTTGTTAGTCGATCAGTGGTTCTTGGAGTGCGCGTGATTGGAATATGCTATACTTGTGCTTTGTATTTGCTTTATTAGAAGCTTAAGAATTGCAGGGCGGTTCTGTGTTAGAAAGGTAGATCCTGAGATGCTAGGTGGCTTTTATTGAGAATTGAATCTAAATCTTtcaggcagaagaagaggggtTACTACCAGACACATTTTCGAGGATAAAGAATCTTTCCCAGAAGGgaagacaaaaacaaaaccatGATGCCATCTATGGATATGCATTAAAActgcaccaccaccaaatCCGTCTCCAGGCTCTCACCACCATCCTTGACCAAATGACCATTCACCAGCCGCCAGTGACCCGATCCCCAAAGGACCTGGGTGATTGCGCACGCGCTTTCGGGCAGCTCAACTGTGACAGACGATGACCAGGCCGAATACTGCAGCGACAAGATACTCACCAGCATCTTATCACCAACCCTCCAACCCGCAGCATCCATACTCGGACCACCCCTCACAGACAATGGCACGGTAGACGAACCGAGCATAAACCTCGCCACCTCGTTGCTAGCCACAACCCGGCTCAGCTGGCTGGTAGCCTTCGCAAGGGCGTCGCTGGTGGGGTAGTCCCACATGACGATGCCCTTGGCGTTGTGGTTGAGACTGAGCATTGTCATggtgatctcctcgtcgggcgTGGGATAGCGCGGCCAGTAAGACTCGTTGCCGAATGCCATAGGCACGCCCCAGAACGTCTTGGGATTCCGTCCCAGCCAGGTCTGATACTCTGCGAACCGGTCGAGGCGCACCGCAATGTCCTCAAACTCTCCCTTGCAGTCGTCGCAGCCACAATCTCCGTAGGTGGTGTTGCAGGGCGTGTCCCAGACGGTGGAATAGGTGGCATTGATGCCGATGGGGTAGACATCAGAGAGAATGATATCTGCGCCGGAGGAGTACTCTGCATAATGGAAATTGTAGCAGTTCAGGCACAGCGAGACAGGATGCCATGGATCCAGGGATTTGATCAGCTCGTATGTGGCCTTGGGCGCGTGGACCGGGTCGCTGTTCCCGTCGGGCTCGTCACCTGTGTACCACAGAAGCAGGCTCCTGTGCGTCTTGAGCATGTCGACCTGGTAGCGGACGGAGGTATGGTTTTTGTACGTCCATCGCATGTCGTACATCACCCACAGGCCGACCTCATCACACTTGTCGAGGAACTGGTCTAGCACGGTGAAGTTGAAGGCCTGGTTCGCCAGTCCGGCGTTGGGGAcaatgtggatgatgttgtaACCATCGTCCTTGAACTTCTGGACATTGCTCAACGACTTCTCTAGCCATCCATCCCAGCTGACATAGAACGAGTagggcagcagcggcgaCCAGGTGGATGTGCTGCCAGCGGTCTGATTCTGCACCAGGAGTCCGCCATACAGACtgtccagcttggtgatacTCCCACCATCCGTGCGGCGAGGCAAATGGTACAGCTGCGTCTTAGCAGTGTACACCTTGCGACCATCGTGACGAGACGCCTTGACTGTCACGGAGTAGGGCTCAAAGCGAGCAGGAATGCCGCGCAAGGGGAAGTCCACCTCGGTCGAGGACGAATCGACCGCCACAGTATGTTTCAGATGCAATTGAGTCTCATCAATCGAGATTTCGACTTCTAGATCCTGAGAGCCTAGATCCCGAGAAacctcctcatcatcatcccacTGCTCGCCGTGTAGATGCGAGATTTCTGCGTCGACAATGAAAGACCCAGCGCGGTCTCCGGAGGCATACAAGCTCATGCGCGGACGAACCTGTAGATCCAGAAGAGGGCGACTCGATAAAGCAGGGCGGTCCAGCCAGCCTCCGGGTGCGAAAGAGGCATTCCTGAGTTTGCGGAGTTAGTATTTCGTGTTTGTTTATCCCTGCCGAAGGATCAACAACGTACGTGGACTGATATGCCTTTCCACACCAGATCTCCACGCCGGGAGGGTTGTTGAAGGCCGTGGCTAGGCCAGCCCAAAACGCCGTTCTCAAGAACCAATGCATTGAGTCGGTGGAAGGACGGTCAATGGCTCTTTCGCGGGAAATGTGTTTTGTATATCGTCCGGCTAAAATACCACGCACCCCTCTCGGCCCGcccccctctctcccctgaATGTCACCTTGACATTCGGTCCACTACGTAGCCTTCTTATCTAACAATGCTAGCACGGTCTCGGTATAGTCGGTCCGGTCAATATTCTGATCCGAGATCTAGTTTAGGGTTGGCGAGATAAGCATATCTCATATTGCCGAGGCGTCATCCATGGATCGGGCATTTACATAAAAAAGAGAATGAGAGAAACAAGAGGAACAAGACTGCATTATACTGATATCATTCTTCACGTGATTCGCCAGTGATTATTCCATACTCTATAGACAGCCATGCTCGATCTGGTATTTGCGTGGGGGTGTGAGAGAAAGCCCTCGGGATAGGTGTGCCACGAGGCCAAATGTGGAAAGGGGGGACAGGATATGTACATTTCATGAGTGCATGCTCAGAGACAGTCACGAAAGGGGAAAAGGGAACGGGCAAGAACGCATCGATGCAGGATGCAAAGAACGGAGACAGAAAGGGAAATAAAAAAACACGCGTTGGTTGCCATCGTTCCTCTCGCCGCCCCAACCGGTGATCGTCTCCTAGTCGATGAGATCAAGCCGTATATTTGCGAAGTGTTGCGCGCATCGAACGTGGGTCAGAAGATGCGTTGAACTGTAAGTTCCTGACGGAATCTCCAGAGAAAATACCATCGGCAATGGCTGCGCGGCGAGGTCAACACAAAAGACCAACACAGCCGAGGATTGCCAGATAACTTTTCAATGACGCGCTCTCCTCCCAACATCTCGATAGGACACAAACACACGGCCAACCCCAACGACACACGTACACAGCACGCTAGATGAATGTGTCAACATCGATGCTGAAAAATGGCCACACCATCTTCCAAATAGAAAAAGCCGTCAGATCCGTTAAACGCCGACCAGAAAGCAAACCCCACGGCCGGCAGAAGATGCTGGCTCCAGCAGAAAACTCCCAAGGGCGAACCCAGGTGATGCTCACGGCTGAATTAAACAGACATGGG
Encoded proteins:
- a CDS encoding uncharacterized protein (ID:PFLUO_005346-T1.cds;~source:funannotate); protein product: MSNVSVNGIIGEYSGNDFTIKATFTVFLGIALYNSLELLVLIFASFRRYRGLYFWSLLLAVSLGVIPQSLSFILKYYDVGPLWFSITLSTIGWYFMVTGQALVLFSRLNIVVQDMKVSHRVLTMIIINAIILHVPTTVLTYGSNFVQTPVWVHGYTIMERIELTGFCLQEFIISGLYISKTVKILRMSPPSLNGHNQNRKIMYQLLAINALIIIMDVILLTFEYLNYFVIQTTLKSAVYSIKLKLEFGVLSRLVFLVQSHRYWPREPEIHETKAHNRQNYHAFLDVSNGSPDYPSSPKHCQIPLSRHLSA
- a CDS encoding uncharacterized protein (ID:PFLUO_005348-T1.cds;~source:funannotate); the encoded protein is MSLYASGDRAGSFIVDAEISHLHGEQWDDDEEVSRDLGSQDLEVEISIDETQLHLKHTVAVDSSSTEVDFPLRGIPARFEPYSVTVKASRHDGRKVYTAKTQLYHLPRRTDGGSITKLDSLYGGLLVQNQTAGSTSTWSPLLPYSFYVSWDGWLEKSLSNVQKFKDDGYNIIHIVPNAGLANQAFNFTVLDQFLDKCDEVGLWVMYDMRWTYKNHTSVRYQVDMLKTHRSLLLWYTGDEPDGNSDPVHAPKATYELIKSLDPWHPVSLCLNCYNFHYAEYSSGADIILSDVYPIGINATYSTVWDTPCNTTYGDCGCDDCKGEFEDIAVRLDRFAEYQTWLGRNPKTFWGVPMAFGNESYWPRYPTPDEEITMTMLSLNHNAKGIVMWDYPTSDALAKATSQLSRVVASNEVARFMLGSSTVPLSVRGGPSMDAAGWRVGDKMLVSILSLQYSAWSSSVTVELPESACAITQVLWGSGHWRLVNGHLVKDGGESLETDLVVVQF
- a CDS encoding uncharacterized protein (ID:PFLUO_005347-T1.cds;~source:funannotate); the encoded protein is MGFTAIWITPVTYQLQGNTGDGTAYHGYWQQDAYALNSNYGSAADLKSLASALHDRGMYLMVDVVANHMGYNGAGNTVDYSIFNPFNSQSYFHPYCLISNDDNQTNVDDFVQKMWYTWVHSLVSNYSIDGLRVDTVGNVQKGFWPGYNKAAGVYCVGEVFNGDVDFTCPYQDVIDGVLDYPMYFPLLRAFESTSGSISDLYDMINSVRTTCSDSTLLGTFVENHDNPRFASYTEDMSLAKNAATFTIMSDGIPIVYAGQEQHYNGGNDPYNREATWLSGYNTSSVLYKLIAQTNAIRSHAITKDSRYITSKNYPIYQDENTLAMHKGSNSSQTITILSNLGESGSTYTLSLAKTGFTSGMALTEIFTCAKITVDASGNVPVPMASGEPRILYPSSKLASSGIC